CGCTCAATCTGCCGCCTGGATGCGGTCGGCGTTGTAGTCACGCGGGTCACTGATAAAGCCCGACACGGCGCTGGCCGCCACCGTTGCGGGGCTGGCGAGGTAGATCTGCGCGGTGGGATCACCCATCCGGCCCACGAAGTTGCGGTTGGTGCTGGAAATGCACACGTCATCCGGCCCCAGCACCCCGCTGTGCATGCCCAGGCACGCGCCGCAGCTGGGATAGCTCACGCTGGCCCCCGCCTCCACGAAGATCTCCAGCAGGCCCTCCTGCGCGGCCTGCTTCCAGATCAGCTGGGTGGCGGGCACCACGATCATCTGCACGCCGTCGGCCACCTTGCGGCCCTTGAGGATGCGCGCCACGTCGCGCAGGTCGCCGATGCGTCCGTTGGTACAGCTGCCCACATACGCGTGGGTCACGGCGATCCGGTCGCTGCCCGCCACACGCCCGTTGCTGGGAATGTGCGGGTAGGCCACGGTGGGTTCCACCGCCGAGGCGTCGAGGTCGATCACCACGCGGTACTTCGCGTCGGGGTCCGAGGTGTACTCGGTGTAGTCGCCGGGCTGCACGCCGCGCTCCTGCAGGTAAGCGCGGGTGGTATCGTCCACCGCCACGATGCCGGTCTTGCCGCCCGCCTCAATGGCCATGTTGGTCAGGGTGTAGCGGCCCTCCATGTCCATGCGGTCAATGGTGTCGCCGACCCACTCCATCACCAGATAGTTCGCGCCGTCGGCCCCGATGCGCTTGATGACTTCCAGCACCAAATCCTTGGGAGTCACGCCTTCTTGCATCTCTCCGGTGACGCGGATGAGCATGGTTTCGGGCACCTTGAACCACACCCGGCCCGCGTAGATCGCGCCCGCGAGATCGGTGCTGCCGACCCCGGTGGCAAAACAGCCCAGCGCGCCCGCGTTGCAGGTGTGCGAGTCGCCGCTCACCAGCGTCTGTCCCGGCTTGATCAGACCGGTGTTCTCCAGCACCACGTGGGCAATACCGCCCCGGCCAACGTCATAGAAGTGCTTGATGCCCTTTTCTTTGACCCAGCCCTTGAGCTTCTGGTACATCTGCGCGGCCTTGATGTTCATGGCCGGCACGCTGTGGTCGGGCACGGCGACGATCTGATCGGGGTTGAACACCCGGTCCATGCCGCGTTCCTCCAGCATCCGCAACGCGGCGGGCGTGGTGATCTCGTGGCACAGCACCCAGTCGGTGCGGCACTCGATAAGCTGGCCCGGCACCACAGAGTCGTGGCCGCTGTGGGCCGCCAGGATCTTTTCGGCAATCGTCATTCCCATAATTTCCGTTCCTCCCCACACCCAGCCTTCTCAAAAACGGCCCCCGGACGCACTGAACGCTTCCGGGGGCGAATAGATGAACGCTAGGCCGCGCTCAACGCCCCAGACAAAGAAGAAGGTCTGCCACCTGGGCAACCCGACCTGTCCGTAACACGCTGAACATGCTCCGGAGTCTAGCGTGCCCGGCCACGGCAGGGGGCCGGGGTGGGATAGACGGGCGGCCGTCACCGGTTCAGGGCACGTTCCCGCAGAGCGTCGTCATAGAACCGCCGGGTGTGGTACATGCGGATGCTTCCGGCCGCGTACAGGGCTTCAAACCCGGCGCGGCCGATGTACC
Above is a window of Deinococcus aerophilus DNA encoding:
- a CDS encoding 3-isopropylmalate dehydratase large subunit; this encodes MGMTIAEKILAAHSGHDSVVPGQLIECRTDWVLCHEITTPAALRMLEERGMDRVFNPDQIVAVPDHSVPAMNIKAAQMYQKLKGWVKEKGIKHFYDVGRGGIAHVVLENTGLIKPGQTLVSGDSHTCNAGALGCFATGVGSTDLAGAIYAGRVWFKVPETMLIRVTGEMQEGVTPKDLVLEVIKRIGADGANYLVMEWVGDTIDRMDMEGRYTLTNMAIEAGGKTGIVAVDDTTRAYLQERGVQPGDYTEYTSDPDAKYRVVIDLDASAVEPTVAYPHIPSNGRVAGSDRIAVTHAYVGSCTNGRIGDLRDVARILKGRKVADGVQMIVVPATQLIWKQAAQEGLLEIFVEAGASVSYPSCGACLGMHSGVLGPDDVCISSTNRNFVGRMGDPTAQIYLASPATVAASAVSGFISDPRDYNADRIQAAD